From the genome of Paraburkholderia flava, one region includes:
- a CDS encoding CaiB/BaiF CoA transferase family protein has product MQALPGIKIVDLSRALSGPFCSMVLADLGADVIKVEPAGGGDMSRTWGPFDRGVSTYYLSCNRNKRGVCIDFRNAYGRTALHRLIDGADVVIENFKPGTIESMGLGYDVLSARNPRLVMGSINAFGADGPMSGWPGFDQIAQGYSGLMSLTGFPDGDPTRTGTAIGDLSSGMWLAMAILAALYERERTGRGQHVSTSLLASLVSLLSVHGQRYLSLGDIPRRTGNAHSVIAPYGVFETADGPLNLAPITTDMWLRLCKLLDLPSLQDDPRFATNEARVANRDELKMLLEVRLKTRSKREWTELFVGAGLPAGPINTLDEVFRDPQVLHCRLVETLDHPTLGPLRQVMTPMSSSIPAHEDAEPQVHRRPPPALGEHTLEVLREADFDAETIDALIDAKAVFQAEYDATKTSEQTAGVAQ; this is encoded by the coding sequence ATGCAAGCGTTACCGGGAATCAAGATCGTCGATTTGAGCCGTGCACTGTCCGGGCCATTCTGCTCGATGGTGCTGGCCGATCTCGGCGCGGACGTCATCAAGGTCGAACCCGCGGGCGGCGGCGACATGAGCCGGACCTGGGGGCCGTTCGATCGCGGCGTGAGCACCTACTACCTGTCCTGCAACCGCAACAAGCGCGGCGTGTGCATCGACTTTCGCAATGCTTATGGGCGGACGGCGCTGCATCGCCTGATCGACGGCGCCGACGTCGTGATCGAAAATTTCAAGCCCGGCACCATCGAAAGCATGGGACTCGGATACGACGTGCTGAGCGCACGGAACCCGCGGCTCGTGATGGGCAGCATCAACGCGTTCGGCGCCGATGGTCCGATGAGCGGCTGGCCCGGTTTCGACCAGATCGCGCAGGGCTACTCGGGGTTGATGAGCCTGACCGGTTTTCCCGACGGCGACCCCACGCGGACCGGCACCGCAATCGGCGATCTGAGTTCGGGCATGTGGCTCGCGATGGCGATTCTCGCGGCGTTGTACGAGCGCGAACGCACCGGACGCGGTCAGCATGTCAGCACGTCGTTGCTCGCGAGTCTCGTCAGCTTGCTGAGTGTGCACGGCCAGCGTTATCTGAGTCTCGGCGACATTCCGCGTCGCACCGGCAACGCACACTCGGTCATCGCGCCGTACGGTGTGTTCGAAACAGCGGACGGTCCGCTGAATCTCGCGCCGATCACCACCGATATGTGGCTGCGTCTGTGCAAGCTGCTCGATCTTCCGAGCCTGCAGGACGATCCGCGTTTTGCGACCAACGAAGCGCGCGTCGCCAATCGGGACGAGTTGAAGATGCTGCTCGAAGTGCGTTTGAAGACGCGCAGCAAACGCGAGTGGACCGAACTGTTCGTCGGCGCGGGTTTGCCGGCGGGGCCGATCAACACGCTCGATGAAGTCTTCCGCGATCCCCAGGTGCTGCATTGCCGGCTGGTCGAAACGCTCGATCATCCGACGCTCGGTCCGCTGCGTCAGGTCATGACGCCGATGTCGAGTTCCATCCCGGCACACGAGGATGCAGAGCCTCAAGTGCATCGACGCCCACCGCCCGCACTCGGCGAACACACGCTGGAGGTGCTGCGCGAAGCGGACTTCGATGCCGAAACGATCGATGCGCTGATCGATGCAAAGGCGGTGTTTCAGGCGGAGTATGACGCGACGAAAACATCGGAACAGACGGCGGGGGTCGCGCAATGA
- a CDS encoding MFS transporter: MITAEPAVAPGSRPRRTPLTREQIGGFWAVYAGWVLDGVDSVIYALVLIPALTELLPNSGIAATPGNLGMYGSILFALFLIGWGLSFIWGPLADRFGRVKMLAASILIYSVFTGAAAFAHNVWELAAFRLIAGIGVGGEWALAGTYVAESWPEDRRKMGAGYLQTGYYVGFFLAAWLNYTVGATYGWRAMFLCGLAPALVAIFTVFRVKEPGRRRDASHSAQKPVMAARPMREIFSSAYLRRTLTSSALVGVAIVGLWAGSVYEASAVTTLATRAGIDHKGAVHLASIGAAILAFATILGCLVAPWLAERLGRRAALGVYFAGMAASIVFSFGFAFYMPNGLVPFMVSLVFLGFFGGNFAIFSLWLPEQYPGRIRATAFAFNASVGRFLGAGVNFLLGAAIHWQGSLGIPVAWTAAAFVVGIFILPLAVETRHQTLPE, from the coding sequence ATGATTACAGCAGAACCCGCAGTTGCGCCTGGCAGCCGGCCTCGTCGCACCCCTCTCACCCGCGAACAGATCGGCGGCTTCTGGGCGGTCTACGCTGGCTGGGTGCTGGACGGCGTGGACTCGGTCATTTACGCGCTCGTGCTGATTCCCGCGTTGACCGAACTGTTGCCCAACTCGGGTATCGCTGCGACGCCAGGCAATCTGGGCATGTACGGCTCGATCCTGTTCGCACTGTTTCTGATCGGCTGGGGACTGTCGTTCATCTGGGGGCCGCTCGCGGACCGCTTCGGCCGGGTCAAGATGCTGGCCGCCAGCATCCTGATCTACTCGGTGTTCACCGGCGCCGCCGCATTCGCGCACAACGTCTGGGAGCTGGCTGCGTTCCGGTTGATCGCCGGCATCGGTGTCGGTGGCGAGTGGGCACTCGCCGGAACCTATGTGGCCGAAAGCTGGCCCGAGGATCGACGCAAGATGGGCGCCGGTTATCTTCAGACGGGCTACTACGTCGGCTTCTTTCTCGCGGCGTGGCTGAACTACACAGTCGGCGCGACTTACGGCTGGCGCGCGATGTTCCTCTGCGGCCTCGCGCCTGCGCTGGTTGCGATCTTCACGGTGTTCAGGGTCAAGGAACCCGGCAGACGACGCGATGCGTCGCACAGCGCACAGAAGCCTGTGATGGCGGCGCGTCCGATGCGGGAGATTTTCTCGTCAGCTTACCTGCGCCGCACGCTGACCAGTTCGGCGCTGGTCGGCGTCGCGATCGTCGGCTTGTGGGCGGGTTCGGTCTACGAGGCCAGCGCGGTCACCACGCTCGCGACGCGGGCAGGCATCGACCATAAAGGCGCGGTACATCTCGCGTCGATCGGCGCAGCGATTCTTGCCTTCGCGACGATCCTCGGCTGTCTCGTTGCACCGTGGCTCGCGGAACGACTCGGGCGGCGCGCCGCGCTCGGCGTCTACTTTGCCGGCATGGCCGCGTCGATCGTGTTCTCGTTCGGTTTCGCGTTCTACATGCCGAACGGGCTCGTGCCGTTCATGGTGTCGCTGGTGTTTTTAGGGTTCTTCGGCGGCAATTTCGCGATCTTCTCGCTGTGGCTGCCCGAGCAATATCCCGGCCGCATCCGCGCGACTGCATTTGCGTTCAACGCATCGGTGGGTCGCTTTCTTGGCGCCGGTGTCAACTTTCTGCTCGGTGCGGCAATTCACTGGCAGGGCTCGCTGGGCATTCCGGTCGCATGGACCGCAGCGGCTTTCGTCGTGGGCATTTTCATCCTGCCGCTCGCTGTCGAAACCCGTCACCAGACACTGCCGGAATAG
- a CDS encoding LysR substrate-binding domain-containing protein, with the protein MDLRQLRYFVKVVELGNVTRASEVLHIAQPAISQQIRNLEQELGMQLLERSVHGVAPTAAGQTLYRHATDLLRQADGTRELLRQDAEVPQGKVSVGMPSSTARVLAIPLVRTVRERYPGIVLELIEAPSADIGALINSGRVELAVVVDPVETHGIAAQKLLTEALYLVAWPKFRMSKGTVTLADLARMPLVLPSAPNSIRSRVDWALKEAGFACDILFEASSTTLLFAAVMAKLGVTILPWPAAHVELDERKLKLAKVDHRLFSRELALCWHDTQLLSNAVQKVKGTILELFDVWGRHPVWAVGGI; encoded by the coding sequence GTGGATCTGCGGCAACTTCGGTATTTCGTCAAGGTGGTGGAGCTTGGCAACGTCACGCGGGCCAGCGAGGTGCTGCATATCGCGCAGCCCGCGATCAGCCAGCAGATCCGCAATCTGGAGCAGGAACTCGGCATGCAGTTGCTGGAGCGCAGCGTGCATGGCGTCGCGCCGACAGCAGCGGGACAGACGCTCTACCGGCACGCAACCGACCTGCTTCGGCAGGCCGACGGCACGCGCGAACTGCTGCGTCAGGATGCCGAAGTCCCCCAGGGCAAGGTGTCGGTCGGCATGCCGTCGAGCACGGCTCGGGTGCTGGCGATTCCGCTGGTCCGCACGGTTCGCGAGCGTTACCCAGGCATCGTGCTGGAACTGATCGAAGCGCCGAGCGCCGATATCGGCGCGCTGATCAACAGCGGACGGGTAGAACTGGCCGTGGTGGTCGACCCCGTCGAGACGCATGGGATCGCAGCGCAGAAACTGCTGACTGAGGCGTTGTACCTGGTCGCGTGGCCGAAGTTTCGGATGTCGAAAGGAACGGTGACGCTCGCGGATCTGGCTCGCATGCCGCTGGTTTTGCCGAGCGCACCGAATTCAATTCGCAGTCGCGTGGATTGGGCGCTGAAAGAGGCGGGATTCGCGTGTGACATCCTGTTCGAGGCGAGCTCCACTACGCTTCTGTTTGCAGCGGTGATGGCTAAGCTGGGGGTGACGATCCTGCCGTGGCCGGCCGCGCATGTGGAACTCGATGAACGCAAGCTCAAACTCGCCAAGGTCGATCACCGGTTGTTTTCACGTGAGCTTGCGCTGTGCTGGCATGACACGCAGTTGTTGAGTAATGCGGTGCAGAAGGTTAAGGGGACTATTCTGGAGTTGTTTGATGTGTGGGGAAGGCATCCGGTTTGGGCGGTGGGGGGTATTTGA
- a CDS encoding bifunctional helix-turn-helix transcriptional regulator/GNAT family N-acetyltransferase yields the protein MNPSDILQIRSFNRIVAESIGALDEHFLGRGRPMGESRLLWEIGVEGADVRTLRARLNLDSGYVSRTLASLEKQKLVAIVAHPDDRRVRQARLTSAGLKERAELERLSDTVASRALEPLGDEQRKKLVAAMAEVERLLQPSLVQFTLEDPDSDDARWCFEQYFGELNTRFEAGFDPSASLSADADELRAPQGALIVARLHGSPIGCVALKFHKKSPAELKRMWVSSSARGMGVGRRLIVEAENHARQSKVRVIRLETNRALREAISLYQRSGYVEVEAFNTEPYAHHWFEKRLA from the coding sequence ATGAACCCATCTGACATCCTCCAGATCCGCAGCTTCAACCGCATCGTTGCCGAAAGCATCGGCGCGCTCGACGAGCATTTCCTCGGACGAGGCCGCCCGATGGGCGAGTCACGCTTGTTGTGGGAAATCGGCGTCGAAGGTGCGGACGTCCGCACGTTACGCGCACGGCTCAATCTCGATTCAGGCTACGTCAGCCGCACATTGGCTTCGCTTGAAAAGCAAAAACTCGTCGCGATCGTCGCGCATCCGGACGATCGACGCGTACGCCAGGCTCGCTTGACGTCGGCAGGTCTTAAGGAAAGGGCCGAACTCGAGCGACTCTCCGATACAGTCGCTTCGCGCGCACTCGAACCGCTAGGCGATGAGCAGCGCAAAAAACTCGTCGCCGCCATGGCCGAAGTCGAGCGCCTGCTGCAACCGTCTCTCGTGCAATTCACGCTCGAAGACCCGGACAGCGACGACGCACGCTGGTGCTTCGAACAGTATTTCGGCGAACTCAATACGCGCTTTGAAGCAGGATTCGACCCGTCCGCGAGTCTGTCGGCGGATGCCGACGAACTGAGAGCGCCGCAGGGTGCGTTGATCGTCGCGAGACTTCATGGAAGCCCGATCGGATGCGTCGCGTTGAAATTCCACAAGAAGTCGCCAGCGGAACTCAAGCGGATGTGGGTCAGTTCCTCCGCGCGCGGGATGGGTGTAGGCCGCCGGTTGATCGTCGAGGCCGAGAACCATGCTCGACAAAGCAAGGTGCGCGTGATTCGCCTTGAAACAAACCGCGCGCTACGCGAGGCGATTTCGCTATATCAGCGATCTGGGTACGTCGAAGTCGAGGCATTCAACACAGAACCCTATGCACATCACTGGTTCGAAAAACGTCTAGCCTGA
- a CDS encoding nitrilase-related carbon-nitrogen hydrolase: MAASTLRVASIPFVSRDGDNAHNAARIAALLGDAAREGVALAVFPEKSLSGYANTAKLPRAQLDALAEPLDGASVRTVAAAVDRTGVACGVGLIERAPDGRLFNSYAVCLPGGERHCHRQLHAAGHRRIGNGDAFTVFDTAWGIRVAILIGSDSYPVENVRMTALMDATLLVAAHRRERGRVGDDGLDAAALSARAADNGMFVAFAEGVDSDDRSDAAAMIVDPSGHVLATCASHTEGVGAVADVDMTLAGGSRGRRWLAARRPDLYGPLAQQQQHPSNGRALLPESPRAVAKGAVAVSFAVVGRNRLRL, translated from the coding sequence TTGGCTGCATCGACGTTGCGGGTCGCCTCGATACCGTTCGTTTCGCGCGACGGCGACAACGCGCACAACGCTGCGCGGATCGCCGCGCTGCTCGGCGATGCTGCACGTGAGGGCGTCGCGCTTGCGGTGTTTCCGGAAAAAAGCCTGAGCGGTTATGCGAACACGGCGAAGCTGCCGCGCGCGCAGCTCGATGCGCTTGCTGAACCGCTCGACGGCGCGTCGGTTCGTACGGTTGCCGCTGCGGTCGATCGAACCGGTGTTGCGTGCGGCGTCGGGTTGATCGAACGGGCGCCGGACGGGCGGTTGTTCAACAGCTATGCGGTGTGCTTGCCGGGTGGCGAGCGGCATTGCCATCGACAGTTGCATGCAGCGGGCCATCGACGGATCGGCAATGGCGATGCGTTCACCGTGTTCGATACTGCGTGGGGGATACGCGTCGCGATTCTGATCGGCAGCGACAGCTATCCGGTCGAGAACGTGCGGATGACTGCGTTGATGGATGCGACGTTGCTGGTGGCTGCGCATCGGCGTGAACGCGGTCGCGTGGGTGACGACGGATTGGATGCTGCGGCGTTGTCGGCGCGGGCAGCGGATAACGGAATGTTTGTCGCGTTTGCGGAGGGTGTCGATAGCGATGATCGTAGCGATGCTGCCGCGATGATCGTCGACCCGTCGGGGCATGTGCTGGCCACGTGCGCGTCCCACACCGAAGGCGTCGGTGCGGTCGCCGACGTCGATATGACGCTCGCTGGGGGTAGCCGTGGACGTCGCTGGCTTGCCGCGCGGCGTCCGGATTTGTATGGACCGCTGGCGCAGCAGCAACAGCATCCGTCGAATGGTCGTGCGTTGCTGCCTGAATCGCCGCGTGCGGTTGCGAAGGGGGCCGTGGCGGTTTCGTTTGCGGTGGTGGGGAGGAACCGGTTGCGGCTTTGA
- a CDS encoding LysR family transcriptional regulator: MDLKLLRAFLTVTELGHFGRAADTLHVSQPALSKQIAALETSLGARLFERGRHGAELTAFGTGFASDAEQLVRQADDILARARESASGKRGHLRIGLGLSTLTHTPKLIAEFRQRYPDISVTLNDLSSAEQTRRILAGTLDVGFLRLPAEPGLSAFAVVDEALALAVPEHARWKRLPADLNELNEIGFIALSRARGPGLASQIDRWCGKRDFVPRVIQQADDIQSVLAAVAAGVGAALLPSRVRYLLRDARVLSLRDPSTRWHVGLAWQTHRDDAVVKRFVSFVRSATRGTR; this comes from the coding sequence ATGGACCTGAAACTGTTGCGCGCGTTTCTGACGGTGACCGAACTCGGGCATTTCGGCCGTGCCGCCGATACGTTGCACGTCAGCCAGCCCGCGCTCAGCAAGCAGATCGCCGCGCTTGAGACATCGCTCGGCGCGAGACTGTTTGAACGCGGCCGGCATGGCGCGGAGCTAACCGCGTTCGGTACGGGCTTCGCCAGCGATGCGGAGCAACTGGTGCGGCAGGCAGACGACATCCTCGCCCGTGCGCGCGAATCGGCATCCGGCAAGCGCGGGCATTTGCGCATCGGGCTCGGGCTGTCGACGCTCACGCATACACCGAAACTGATCGCCGAATTCCGCCAGCGCTATCCCGACATCAGCGTGACGTTGAACGATCTGTCGTCGGCCGAGCAGACGCGGCGCATTCTCGCGGGCACGCTCGATGTCGGTTTTCTGCGTCTGCCGGCCGAACCGGGGCTGTCCGCGTTCGCGGTCGTCGACGAAGCGCTCGCGCTCGCGGTGCCCGAGCATGCACGCTGGAAGCGTCTGCCCGCCGATCTGAACGAACTCAACGAAATCGGCTTTATCGCGCTGTCGCGTGCACGCGGGCCGGGGCTCGCTTCGCAGATCGATCGCTGGTGCGGCAAGCGCGATTTCGTGCCGCGCGTGATCCAGCAAGCCGACGACATCCAGTCGGTACTCGCCGCCGTCGCGGCGGGCGTCGGCGCGGCGCTATTGCCGTCGCGCGTGCGTTATCTGCTGCGCGATGCACGCGTGCTGTCGCTGCGCGATCCGTCGACGCGCTGGCATGTCGGCCTCGCATGGCAAACGCATCGCGACGACGCAGTGGTGAAGCGCTTCGTTTCATTCGTGCGCTCGGCCACGCGCGGCACGCGCTAA
- a CDS encoding NYN domain-containing protein, translating into MASLQESASMALFCDFENVALGVRDAKFEKFDIKPILERLLLKGSIVVKKAYCDWDRYKGFKAAMHEASFELIEIPHVRQSGKNSADIRLVVDALDLCYTKSHVDTFVIISGDSDFSPLVSKLRENAKKVIGVGVKQSTSDLLVANCDEFIFYDDLVREQQRAAARRDQDAGTGNGAAAKRSPDEDRQRKKEVEERKSRAIALAVETFDALAAERGESGKIWASVLKSAIKRRKPDFNESYYGFRAFGNLLDEVQARGLFEVGRDEKSGAFVYRSTPASIDAPMNTGNEDRSKKNREKDKPRKGRRNDAGSRQQPAVEQTTFVEADEAASYDVREEPADSFEAHDADQQPDLWADAQSDSQPEAHAVEPAQPRTPARKRAAPRRGKTAAKKAPAADASPAPVAEEPVAAVKKPARKSAPRARRPRKPAGTTTE; encoded by the coding sequence ATGGCCTCATTACAGGAAAGCGCCAGCATGGCGCTGTTTTGCGACTTCGAGAACGTCGCGCTCGGTGTGCGCGACGCGAAGTTCGAGAAGTTCGACATCAAGCCGATTCTCGAGCGGCTGCTGCTGAAAGGCAGCATCGTCGTGAAGAAAGCGTATTGCGACTGGGATCGCTACAAGGGCTTCAAGGCCGCGATGCATGAAGCGAGTTTCGAGCTGATCGAGATTCCGCACGTGCGCCAGTCGGGCAAGAATTCGGCGGACATCCGGCTCGTCGTCGATGCGCTCGATCTCTGCTACACGAAATCGCACGTCGACACGTTCGTCATCATCAGCGGCGACTCGGATTTCTCGCCGCTTGTCTCGAAGCTGCGCGAGAACGCGAAGAAAGTGATCGGCGTCGGCGTGAAGCAGTCCACGTCCGATCTGCTCGTCGCGAACTGCGACGAGTTCATTTTCTACGACGACCTCGTGCGCGAGCAGCAGCGCGCCGCCGCGCGCCGCGACCAGGATGCGGGCACGGGCAACGGCGCGGCCGCGAAGCGTTCGCCGGACGAAGACCGTCAACGCAAGAAGGAAGTCGAGGAACGCAAGTCCCGCGCGATCGCGCTTGCCGTCGAGACCTTCGATGCGCTCGCCGCCGAGCGCGGCGAGAGCGGCAAGATCTGGGCGTCGGTGCTCAAGAGCGCGATCAAGCGACGCAAGCCGGACTTCAACGAGTCGTACTACGGCTTCCGCGCGTTCGGCAATCTGCTCGACGAAGTGCAGGCGCGCGGGTTGTTCGAAGTGGGTCGCGACGAGAAGTCGGGGGCGTTCGTCTATCGATCGACGCCTGCATCTATCGATGCGCCGATGAACACGGGCAACGAAGACCGCTCGAAGAAGAATCGCGAGAAGGACAAGCCGCGCAAGGGTCGTCGTAACGACGCGGGTTCCAGACAGCAGCCGGCCGTCGAGCAGACGACGTTCGTCGAAGCCGACGAGGCAGCGTCGTACGACGTTCGCGAGGAACCGGCGGATTCGTTCGAAGCGCATGATGCCGATCAGCAGCCGGATTTGTGGGCCGATGCGCAGAGCGATTCGCAACCCGAAGCGCACGCTGTAGAACCCGCGCAACCTCGCACACCCGCACGCAAACGCGCCGCACCGCGTCGTGGCAAGACCGCTGCAAAGAAGGCTCCGGCAGCGGACGCATCGCCTGCACCCGTCGCCGAGGAACCTGTTGCGGCCGTCAAGAAACCCGCGCGCAAATCGGCACCACGCGCACGTCGCCCGCGCAAACCCGCCGGCACGACGACCGAGTAA
- a CDS encoding AI-2E family transporter, which yields MNHNDDSNFDNGNHAHPDDRSRRNQKSFYALLFAVSLALVWILLPYFGAIFWGTILALLFQPLQRNLTVRFGNRPNLAALTTLALCVLIVILPVILMIGTLVQEAAFAYAQIQHGQWDFGLYFQKAVEALPGFAQRALDNVGLADMHGVQAKLADGASRISQFVAAQAVVIGQNTLQFAVGFGIMLYLVFFLLRDGRTISRRIRDALPLERSHKDRLLARFATVVRATVKGNIAVAAVQGLLGGIIFAVLGIKGALLWGTLMAFLSLLPAIGSALVWVPAAVYFLLAGPLWKAVVLILFCTLAIGTVDNVLRPILVGKDTKLPDWVVLISTVGGMSVFGINGFVIGPLIAALFISCWDIATPSPSSGVPVAEPLGEVEGVVDEVREPSVADALKKPAGK from the coding sequence ATGAACCACAACGACGATAGCAACTTCGACAATGGCAACCACGCGCATCCGGACGACCGGAGCCGCCGCAACCAGAAGAGTTTCTATGCGCTGCTGTTCGCGGTTTCGCTGGCGCTCGTGTGGATTCTGCTGCCGTATTTCGGCGCGATCTTCTGGGGCACCATTCTCGCGCTGCTGTTCCAGCCGCTGCAGCGCAATCTCACGGTGCGCTTCGGCAACCGGCCCAATCTCGCCGCGCTGACGACGCTCGCGCTGTGCGTGCTGATCGTGATCCTGCCGGTGATCCTGATGATCGGCACGCTGGTTCAGGAAGCGGCGTTCGCGTATGCGCAGATCCAGCACGGTCAATGGGACTTCGGGCTGTATTTCCAGAAGGCCGTCGAGGCGCTGCCCGGATTCGCACAACGCGCGCTCGACAACGTCGGTCTCGCCGACATGCACGGCGTGCAGGCGAAGCTCGCGGACGGCGCATCGCGGATCAGCCAGTTCGTCGCCGCGCAGGCGGTCGTGATCGGCCAGAACACGCTGCAGTTCGCGGTCGGCTTCGGCATCATGCTGTACCTCGTGTTCTTCCTGCTGCGCGACGGTCGCACGATCTCGCGACGTATCCGCGATGCGCTGCCGCTCGAACGCTCGCACAAGGACCGGCTGCTGGCCCGCTTCGCGACGGTCGTGCGCGCGACGGTCAAGGGCAACATCGCGGTGGCTGCGGTGCAGGGGCTGCTCGGCGGGATTATCTTCGCGGTACTCGGTATCAAGGGCGCGCTGCTGTGGGGCACGCTGATGGCGTTCCTGTCGCTGTTGCCGGCGATCGGTTCGGCGCTCGTCTGGGTGCCTGCGGCCGTGTACTTCCTGCTTGCGGGTCCGCTGTGGAAGGCGGTCGTGCTGATCCTGTTCTGCACGCTCGCGATCGGCACCGTCGATAACGTGCTGCGCCCGATTCTCGTCGGCAAGGATACGAAGCTGCCGGACTGGGTGGTGCTGATCTCGACGGTCGGCGGGATGTCGGTGTTCGGGATCAATGGGTTCGTGATCGGACCGTTGATCGCCGCGCTGTTTATTTCGTGCTGGGATATTGCGACGCCGTCGCCGTCGAGCGGGGTTCCGGTTGCGGAGCCGCTTGGGGAAGTGGAGGGGGTAGTCGATGAGGTCCGCGAGCCGAGTGTGGCTGACGCGTTGAAGAAGCCGGCGGGCAAGTAG
- a CDS encoding CsbD family protein: MDKDRIKGAAKEIKGSVKEVVGKATGDRTTEAEGKVEKATGTVQRNVGEAKDKLRDAIDKK, translated from the coding sequence ATGGACAAGGATCGCATCAAGGGTGCAGCAAAGGAAATCAAGGGTTCGGTGAAAGAGGTAGTCGGCAAGGCGACGGGCGACCGCACCACCGAAGCCGAAGGCAAGGTCGAGAAGGCCACCGGTACCGTGCAGCGCAACGTCGGTGAAGCGAAGGACAAGCTTCGCGACGCGATCGACAAGAAGTGA
- a CDS encoding PAS domain S-box protein gives MTKSEARPQADRRQLQQIIAGLTEGIVLVDPDGSIVWANETALAIHGVENIDGLGGTPRGFRKAFKLTYRNNHPLQADQYPIARVLAGELFSDVIVEVTKPADEDFRHVHQVRSLILTDAAGGPESLALVIQDVTERFSAEERFEKTFNANPAPAVICRLADLRYVKVNQGFLEMTGYARENVIGRSAYEVDVLEGAERREQAIENLNEGRTIGQMEAMLHLPDGSTKLVIVAGQPIEIGEENCMLFTFMDMEPRRKAEDALRHTEERFSKAFRLAPVPMTVSSLDGFTLMDVNEAFVEATGYAAEEVIARTFDELGLWTQRDASADLQAAMETHNSVRNYEIQLQTKAGAPVDCLVSAETVTIHGQRCVLSVIQDITERKRSEVELLAAIEAVMKDTSWFSRTVIEKLAQIRQPNGAAASGGELSDLTSREREVLGLICQGHDNEEIAQTLNLAPNTVRNHVSTLYSKIGVHRRSAAIVWARERGIVGYEKPRRGKG, from the coding sequence ATGACCAAAAGCGAGGCGAGGCCACAAGCCGACCGCCGGCAATTGCAGCAGATCATCGCCGGTCTGACCGAGGGCATCGTGCTCGTTGACCCCGACGGCTCGATCGTCTGGGCCAACGAGACCGCGCTCGCGATCCACGGCGTCGAGAACATCGACGGGCTGGGCGGCACGCCGCGCGGCTTCCGCAAGGCGTTCAAACTGACCTATCGCAATAATCATCCGCTGCAGGCCGATCAATATCCGATCGCGCGCGTGCTGGCCGGCGAACTGTTCAGCGATGTGATCGTCGAAGTAACGAAGCCCGCCGACGAAGATTTCCGCCATGTGCATCAGGTGCGCAGCCTGATCCTCACCGACGCCGCCGGCGGCCCCGAATCGCTCGCGCTCGTGATCCAGGACGTGACCGAACGCTTCAGCGCCGAGGAGCGTTTCGAAAAGACCTTCAACGCGAACCCGGCGCCTGCCGTGATCTGCCGGCTCGCGGATCTGCGCTACGTGAAGGTCAACCAGGGATTTCTGGAGATGACCGGCTACGCGCGCGAGAACGTGATCGGCCGGTCGGCGTACGAAGTGGACGTGCTCGAAGGCGCGGAGCGGCGCGAGCAGGCGATCGAGAACCTGAACGAAGGCCGCACGATCGGTCAGATGGAAGCGATGCTGCACCTGCCGGACGGCTCGACGAAGCTGGTGATCGTCGCGGGCCAGCCGATCGAGATCGGCGAAGAGAACTGCATGCTGTTCACGTTCATGGATATGGAGCCGCGTCGCAAGGCCGAAGATGCATTGCGGCACACGGAAGAGCGCTTTTCGAAGGCGTTCCGGCTCGCGCCGGTGCCGATGACGGTCAGCTCGCTCGACGGCTTCACGCTAATGGACGTCAACGAGGCGTTCGTCGAAGCGACCGGCTACGCGGCCGAGGAAGTCATCGCACGGACGTTCGACGAACTGGGGTTGTGGACGCAGCGCGATGCATCGGCGGATCTGCAGGCAGCGATGGAAACGCACAACAGCGTGCGCAACTACGAGATCCAGCTGCAGACCAAAGCGGGCGCGCCGGTCGACTGCCTGGTGTCGGCGGAGACGGTGACGATCCACGGGCAGCGCTGCGTGCTGAGCGTGATCCAGGACATCACCGAGCGCAAGCGTTCGGAAGTGGAACTGCTCGCGGCGATCGAGGCGGTGATGAAGGACACGTCGTGGTTCAGCCGCACGGTGATCGAAAAGCTCGCGCAGATCCGTCAGCCGAACGGCGCGGCAGCGAGCGGCGGCGAACTGTCGGACCTGACGTCGCGCGAACGCGAAGTGCTCGGACTGATCTGCCAGGGGCACGACAACGAGGAGATCGCGCAGACGCTGAACCTCGCACCGAACACTGTGCGCAATCACGTGTCGACGCTGTACAGCAAGATCGGCGTGCATCGACGAAGCGCGGCGATCGTGTGGGCGCGCGAGCGGGGCATCGTCGGGTATGAGAAGCCGCGGCGCGGCAAGGGATAA